A single window of Pseudomonas lijiangensis DNA harbors:
- a CDS encoding malto-oligosyltrehalose synthase, with amino-acid sequence MSMTLQPLRATQRLQFHKDFTLDDAVPLVPYFASLGISHIYASPLLKARADSMHGYDVVDPTIINPQLGGEPALRRLVEALRAHGMGLILDIVSNHMAVGGADNPWWLDLLEWGRGSPYASFFDIQWNSPDPLLEGQLLLPFLSSDYGAVLQAGEIPLRFDAKHGSFHIEHYQHHFPVTPTTYGPLLHASGHPQLTELGQRFGALNQYPQAYERARQAKAELAELARVPEILQAIEQGIARFDSKEQEGFERLHHLLERQHYRLASWRTAADDINWRRFFDINELGGLRVERPMVFEATHGKIFQLIEEGLVDGLRIDHIDGLADPRGYGRKLHRRVQGLLKHRPAHAQLEHLPIFVEKILGPDEPLRDDWSVDGTTGYEFMNQVSLLQHDPKGQAPLAELWNRLTERTADFDQEVLVARDLVLHGTLAGDFENLAQALLQVARSDLMSRDLTLGAIRRALLALVVNFPIYRTYISACGRSAEDDRFFQQAMQGARTSLNEGDWPVLDYLQRWLGGEPWRKLPRGRLRDLHRKACVRFQQLTSPVAAKSVEDTAFYRSAVLLSRNDVGFHPQHFSAPVEAFHQACQQRHEKFANNLLATATHDHKRGEDTRTRLAVLSECAGWYAEQVERWRQLAVPLKGEDPTISAGDELMLYQALLGSWPLELEGEEAHEAYARRMVQWQEKALREAKLQSSWGAPNQAYESACREFLQRLLLAPEALALRQSLGATANRIAAAGALNSLAQTLLRMTVPGVPDLYQGTEFWDFSLVDPDNRRPVDYKAREQALAESAKASDLLSDWQDGRVKQALIAQVLNLRAGHSELFSHGEYLPLKVTGSQAEHVVAFARVWEGERAIVVVPRTSSELLGTAQTPFINAANWGDTRIILPFADSHPDWKGLFSDVVAINDREIQLSAALKEFSVNLLIQTM; translated from the coding sequence ATGAGCATGACCCTTCAACCCTTGCGCGCCACCCAGCGCCTGCAATTCCACAAGGACTTCACCCTCGACGACGCCGTGCCATTGGTGCCCTACTTTGCCAGCCTGGGCATCAGCCATATCTACGCCTCGCCACTGCTCAAGGCACGTGCCGATTCCATGCATGGCTACGACGTGGTCGACCCGACGATCATCAACCCGCAACTGGGTGGAGAACCGGCGCTGCGCCGTCTGGTGGAAGCCCTGCGCGCCCACGGCATGGGCCTGATCCTCGATATCGTTTCCAACCACATGGCCGTCGGTGGCGCCGACAATCCCTGGTGGCTCGACCTTCTGGAATGGGGACGCGGCAGCCCTTATGCCAGCTTCTTCGATATTCAGTGGAACTCTCCCGACCCGTTGCTGGAAGGCCAGTTGCTGCTGCCTTTCCTGAGCAGCGATTATGGCGCGGTGCTACAGGCCGGTGAGATTCCGTTGCGCTTCGATGCGAAGCACGGCTCGTTTCACATCGAACACTATCAGCATCATTTTCCGGTGACACCCACCACCTACGGTCCACTGCTGCATGCCAGCGGCCACCCGCAACTGACCGAACTGGGCCAGCGCTTCGGCGCACTGAATCAATACCCCCAGGCCTACGAACGCGCCCGGCAGGCCAAGGCCGAACTGGCGGAACTGGCCAGAGTCCCGGAGATCCTTCAAGCCATCGAACAAGGGATTGCCCGGTTCGATTCAAAAGAGCAAGAAGGCTTCGAGCGTCTGCATCACTTGCTGGAGCGTCAGCATTACCGACTGGCAAGCTGGCGCACCGCTGCCGATGACATCAACTGGCGGCGCTTTTTCGACATCAATGAACTGGGCGGCCTGCGGGTCGAGCGGCCCATGGTTTTCGAGGCCACCCACGGCAAGATTTTCCAGTTGATCGAAGAAGGTCTGGTGGACGGCCTGCGTATCGACCATATCGACGGGCTCGCCGACCCTCGCGGCTATGGCCGAAAACTCCATCGCCGGGTGCAAGGGCTGCTCAAACATCGCCCTGCCCATGCGCAACTGGAACACCTGCCGATTTTCGTCGAGAAAATCCTCGGCCCCGATGAACCATTGCGCGACGACTGGAGCGTGGACGGGACCACTGGTTACGAGTTCATGAATCAGGTGTCTCTGCTCCAGCACGATCCCAAGGGTCAGGCCCCTCTGGCCGAGCTCTGGAACCGGCTGACGGAGCGCACGGCCGACTTCGATCAGGAAGTCCTGGTGGCCCGTGATCTTGTGTTGCATGGCACCCTTGCCGGAGATTTCGAGAATCTTGCCCAGGCACTGCTACAGGTGGCGCGCAGCGACCTGATGAGTCGCGACCTGACGCTGGGAGCCATTCGCCGTGCGCTGCTGGCGCTGGTGGTGAACTTCCCGATCTACCGGACCTACATCAGCGCCTGCGGGCGCTCGGCAGAAGACGATCGTTTCTTCCAGCAAGCCATGCAGGGCGCACGCACCAGCCTCAACGAAGGCGACTGGCCAGTGCTGGATTACCTGCAACGCTGGCTGGGTGGCGAACCCTGGCGCAAGCTGCCACGCGGACGCCTGCGCGATCTGCACCGCAAGGCCTGCGTACGCTTTCAGCAACTCACCTCCCCCGTGGCTGCCAAGTCCGTGGAGGACACTGCGTTCTATCGCTCGGCAGTGCTGCTGTCGCGTAACGACGTGGGCTTTCATCCCCAACACTTCAGTGCCCCGGTGGAAGCCTTCCATCAGGCCTGCCAGCAACGCCATGAGAAGTTCGCCAACAACCTGCTGGCGACCGCGACCCACGACCACAAACGTGGGGAAGATACCCGCACACGACTGGCCGTGCTCAGTGAATGTGCGGGCTGGTATGCCGAACAGGTGGAGCGCTGGCGGCAACTGGCGGTGCCACTCAAGGGTGAGGATCCGACCATCAGCGCGGGCGACGAGCTGATGCTCTATCAAGCCCTGCTGGGCAGTTGGCCGCTGGAACTGGAAGGCGAAGAAGCTCACGAAGCCTATGCCCGGCGTATGGTTCAGTGGCAGGAAAAAGCCCTGCGCGAAGCCAAACTGCAAAGCAGTTGGGGCGCACCCAATCAGGCCTACGAAAGTGCCTGCCGGGAATTCCTGCAACGCCTGCTGCTGGCACCCGAAGCCCTGGCGCTGCGCCAGTCTCTGGGCGCCACTGCCAATCGTATCGCAGCCGCCGGAGCCCTCAACAGCCTGGCGCAAACCTTGCTGCGCATGACCGTGCCAGGCGTGCCGGATCTGTATCAGGGCACCGAGTTCTGGGATTTCAGCCTCGTGGACCCGGACAACCGTCGTCCGGTGGACTACAAGGCCCGCGAACAGGCACTGGCCGAGTCTGCAAAAGCCAGCGACCTGCTGAGCGACTGGCAGGACGGCAGAGTCAAACAGGCATTGATCGCGCAGGTGCTGAATCTGCGCGCCGGACATTCGGAGCTGTTCAGTCACGGGGAGTATCTGCCCCTGAAAGTAACGGGCAGTCAGGCAGAGCATGTAGTGGCTTTCGCTCGTGTATGGGAGGGCGAGCGCGCCATCGTTGTTGTTCCACGCACAAGCAGTGAACTATTGGGCACTGCGCAAACTCCATTCATTAATGCTGCCAATTGGGGCGATACACGAATCATTCTGCCATTCGCTGATTCACATCCAGACTGGAAGGGCCTCTTTTCTGACGTCGTAGCCATAAATGACAGGGAAATACAGCTCAGTGCAGCGCTCAAGGAATTTTCTGTAAACCTGCTTATTCAAACTATGTGA
- a CDS encoding acyl-CoA dehydrogenase family protein, producing the protein MTQALKEFLDWRRHGYADTQALGECLRALVNEGLDRLPMPASGRTLERWQALACVAAHDLGLCKLYEGHTDALAIMQELGAEPPGPGTTWGMWAAEPPNARVNLSGKADSLRLDGRKAWCSGAAVLSHALITAWDEDNRQQLVAVALDQPGIHIAAAGWRAVGMGATGSIDVQFEHARVSLVGTPGAYLSRPGFWQGGIGIAACWYGASGALAQRLLSQAGKEEPHALAHLGAVDVALYSAGQLLEAAAASLDRAPAENAEQLARRCRAHVENTAEQVIHHVGRALGATPYCKDAHFARLMADLPVFLRQSHAEKDLAVLGQLAGKTLNSPWGAAW; encoded by the coding sequence ATGACCCAGGCACTCAAGGAGTTTCTCGACTGGCGCAGGCACGGCTATGCCGATACGCAGGCGCTGGGCGAGTGCCTGCGGGCATTGGTGAACGAAGGTCTCGATCGTCTGCCGATGCCCGCCAGTGGCAGGACCCTGGAGCGCTGGCAGGCGCTGGCGTGTGTAGCCGCTCATGATCTGGGGTTGTGCAAACTCTACGAAGGCCATACCGATGCACTGGCGATCATGCAGGAACTGGGTGCCGAGCCGCCCGGTCCCGGCACCACCTGGGGCATGTGGGCTGCAGAGCCACCGAATGCCAGGGTCAACCTCAGCGGCAAGGCCGATTCGTTGCGACTCGATGGACGCAAGGCCTGGTGTTCGGGCGCAGCAGTCTTGAGCCACGCTCTGATCACCGCCTGGGATGAGGACAATCGACAGCAACTGGTTGCCGTTGCTCTCGACCAACCCGGCATTCATATCGCGGCCGCCGGATGGCGCGCCGTCGGCATGGGAGCAACGGGCAGTATCGACGTTCAATTCGAGCATGCCAGGGTCTCGCTGGTCGGCACGCCCGGTGCGTACCTGTCACGTCCAGGCTTCTGGCAGGGAGGCATCGGCATTGCAGCTTGCTGGTATGGCGCTTCGGGCGCACTGGCGCAGCGGCTTTTATCACAGGCCGGCAAGGAAGAACCCCATGCCCTCGCCCATCTGGGTGCAGTGGATGTGGCTTTGTACAGTGCTGGCCAACTTCTCGAGGCAGCCGCTGCAAGTCTGGATCGGGCACCAGCCGAGAATGCCGAACAACTGGCCCGACGTTGCCGTGCCCATGTTGAAAACACCGCCGAACAGGTCATCCATCATGTAGGGCGTGCGCTGGGAGCAACGCCTTACTGCAAGGACGCCCATTTCGCCCGCCTGATGGCCGACCTTCCGGTCTTC
- a CDS encoding DUF2934 domain-containing protein yields the protein MSADEKRIREFAYQIWESEGKPVGHEQRHWEMARKLAEAEALAPDKTSASKANKPKLPKVDAAPKTAPSKPAAKAAPAAKPAAAPKPKPAAKPKSTPAQAEQPPKPAAKKPRKPPTT from the coding sequence ATGAGTGCCGACGAAAAAAGAATCCGCGAATTTGCCTATCAGATATGGGAATCGGAAGGTAAGCCTGTTGGGCATGAGCAGCGCCATTGGGAAATGGCACGCAAACTGGCAGAAGCCGAAGCTCTGGCTCCGGATAAAACCAGTGCCAGCAAAGCCAACAAGCCCAAGCTGCCCAAGGTAGACGCAGCACCGAAGACTGCGCCTTCCAAACCGGCCGCCAAGGCAGCACCTGCAGCCAAGCCGGCAGCAGCACCCAAGCCAAAACCCGCTGCAAAACCCAAGTCCACCCCCGCACAGGCAGAGCAACCGCCCAAGCCTGCGGCGAAGAAACCCCGCAAGCCACCGACAACCTGA
- the treZ gene encoding malto-oligosyltrehalose trehalohydrolase gives MPVRTDDSGRHGAVLLNPEHTRFAIWAPDAQDVSVELGDGRSLSMEAQEDGWFAVEARCTAGTRYLYRIDRKLEVPDPASRAQVDDVHSRSIVIDHQAYQWQHNHWQGRPWHEAVIQEVHVGALGGYAAAESHLARLAELGVTAIELMPLAQFPGDRNWGYDGVLPYAPQSSYGTPDQLKHLIDTAHGLGLMVILDVVYNHFGPDGNYLGSYAKSFFRSDVKTPWGDAIDFRRPQVRDFFIDNALMWLLDYRFDGLRLDAVHAIKDDTFLPEFARRVRQQISKDRHVWLNLENEFNQAQLLQQGFDAQWNDDGHNTLHVLLTGETDAYYADFAQEPTRKLARLLSEGFVYQGEATQHGHNRGEPSGHLEPSAFVLFLQNHDQIGNRALGERLTQLCPAPALKAATALLLLSPMIPLMFMGDEWGASEPFLFFTSHHGELADAVREGRRKEFAAFAAFADEERREHIPDPNDPQTFMASRPDFEAIEPQTDKGSEHRNWLQLYRQLLSIRHREIVPRLPGTRPLGCEVLGDGAVSARWRMGDGSVLRIDLNLGKHPVLAPEQKSATILFTTQSHPVELSPQGTLNPYMAIVSLTASDVLEEQDEQ, from the coding sequence ATGCCTGTGCGTACAGACGATAGCGGGCGCCACGGCGCCGTTTTGTTGAACCCCGAACACACCCGGTTCGCCATTTGGGCACCGGATGCCCAGGATGTAAGTGTCGAACTGGGTGATGGGCGATCCTTGAGCATGGAAGCACAGGAGGACGGCTGGTTTGCCGTCGAGGCCCGCTGTACAGCGGGCACTCGGTACCTCTACAGGATCGACAGGAAGCTGGAGGTGCCCGACCCGGCCTCCCGCGCCCAGGTCGATGATGTGCACTCCCGGAGCATCGTGATCGACCATCAGGCCTACCAGTGGCAACACAACCACTGGCAGGGTCGGCCTTGGCATGAAGCCGTCATCCAGGAAGTTCATGTGGGCGCACTGGGCGGCTATGCCGCAGCAGAGAGCCATCTGGCACGTCTTGCAGAGCTGGGTGTCACCGCCATCGAGCTGATGCCGCTGGCGCAGTTTCCCGGTGATCGCAACTGGGGATACGACGGCGTACTGCCTTATGCACCCCAGTCGTCCTATGGCACCCCGGACCAACTCAAGCACCTGATAGACACGGCCCACGGCCTTGGTCTGATGGTGATTCTTGATGTGGTCTACAACCATTTCGGCCCGGACGGTAATTATCTGGGCAGCTACGCCAAAAGCTTCTTTCGCAGCGATGTAAAGACGCCATGGGGCGATGCCATCGATTTTCGTCGGCCACAAGTTCGCGACTTCTTCATCGATAACGCCTTGATGTGGCTGCTCGACTACCGTTTCGACGGGCTACGACTGGATGCGGTGCATGCCATCAAGGACGACACCTTTCTGCCCGAATTTGCCCGTCGTGTACGCCAGCAGATCAGCAAGGACCGGCATGTCTGGCTGAATCTGGAAAACGAATTCAATCAGGCACAGCTGCTTCAACAAGGCTTCGATGCCCAGTGGAACGATGACGGGCACAATACGCTGCATGTCCTGCTGACCGGCGAAACCGATGCCTATTATGCGGATTTCGCCCAGGAACCGACCCGCAAGCTGGCGCGCCTGCTGAGCGAAGGTTTCGTCTATCAGGGCGAAGCGACCCAGCATGGCCACAACCGTGGCGAGCCCAGCGGGCACCTCGAACCCAGCGCCTTCGTCCTGTTTCTGCAGAATCACGACCAGATCGGCAATCGCGCCCTGGGCGAGCGACTGACTCAGCTCTGCCCTGCCCCAGCGCTCAAGGCGGCAACCGCACTGCTGTTGTTGTCCCCGATGATCCCGTTGATGTTCATGGGCGATGAATGGGGAGCCAGCGAGCCTTTTCTGTTCTTCACCAGCCACCATGGCGAACTGGCCGACGCCGTTCGCGAAGGACGACGAAAAGAGTTCGCCGCTTTCGCAGCCTTTGCCGATGAAGAACGCCGCGAGCACATCCCCGATCCCAACGATCCGCAGACCTTCATGGCCTCGCGTCCCGACTTCGAGGCCATCGAACCGCAAACCGATAAAGGCAGCGAGCACCGAAACTGGCTGCAGCTCTACAGGCAATTGCTGAGCATCCGCCATCGCGAGATCGTTCCTCGCCTGCCGGGCACACGCCCATTGGGCTGCGAAGTGCTGGGCGATGGTGCAGTCAGTGCCCGGTGGCGAATGGGCGACGGCAGTGTCCTGCGCATCGATCTGAATCTGGGCAAACACCCGGTACTGGCGCCTGAACAGAAGAGCGCTACGATTCTCTTTACCACTCAGTCACATCCGGTAGAACTTTCCCCACAGGGCACCCTCAATCCTTACATGGCCATTGTCAGCCTGACAGCAAGTGATGTTCTGGAGGAACAGGATGAGCAATGA
- the glgX gene encoding glycogen debranching protein GlgX has translation MNTKSKTVKSDTSTTHETPAGSTSRIREGLPFPLGASWDGLGVNFALFSANATKVELCLFDSSGEVELERIELPEYTDEIFHGYLPDAHPGLIYGYRVYGPYDPKNGHRFNHNKLLIDPYAKQLVGELKWSEALFGYTIGHPDGDLSFDERDSAPFVPKSKVIDPAYTWGRDQRVGTPWDKTILYETHVRGFTMRHPAVPEELRGTFSGLMVEEVIDHVRKLGVTAVELLPVHAFVNDQHLLQKGMTNYWGYNSIAFFAPDPRYLAHGKIAEFKEMIAHMHHAGLEVILDVVYNHTAEGNELGPTLSMRGIDNASYYRLMPDDKRFYINDSGTGNTLDLSHPCVLQMVTDSLRYWASEMHVDGFRFDLATILGRYHDGFDERHSFLVACRQDPVLRQVKLIAEPWDCGPGGYQVGGFPPGWMEWNDKFRDTVRAFWKGDDNQLADFAGRMTASGNMFNQRGRRPQASVNFITAHDGFTLHDLVSYNDKHNEANDENNQDGSNNNLSWNHGVEGPTDNVEINQLRLRQMRNFFATLLLAQGTPMMVAGDEFARTQHGNNNAYCQDSEIGWVNWDLDSDGKALLKFVKRVIKLRQSYPILRRSRFLVGDYNEEIGVKDVTWLAPDGNEMSVEQWHDSNARCLGMLMDGRAQETGIRRPGADATLLLMVNAHHEGVDFTFPQVPEGTHFTCLIDTNQEDLRSKEQFDFGSRYTVTPRSLLLFELQREDQS, from the coding sequence ATGAATACAAAGTCCAAAACCGTGAAAAGCGATACTTCGACGACTCACGAAACACCGGCCGGCTCGACCTCACGCATTCGTGAAGGACTGCCCTTCCCCCTCGGCGCCAGCTGGGACGGTCTGGGGGTCAACTTTGCGTTGTTCTCCGCCAACGCGACCAAGGTAGAACTGTGCCTGTTCGACTCCAGCGGCGAGGTGGAGCTGGAGCGTATCGAGCTGCCGGAGTACACCGATGAAATCTTTCACGGCTACCTTCCCGACGCGCATCCCGGCCTGATCTACGGCTACAGGGTCTATGGCCCTTACGACCCGAAGAATGGCCATCGCTTCAACCATAACAAACTGCTCATCGACCCCTATGCCAAACAACTGGTCGGCGAATTGAAATGGTCGGAAGCCTTGTTCGGCTACACCATCGGCCACCCGGATGGCGACCTGAGTTTCGATGAGCGTGACAGTGCACCCTTCGTGCCCAAGAGCAAAGTCATCGACCCGGCCTACACTTGGGGCCGCGACCAGCGGGTCGGCACGCCCTGGGACAAGACCATTCTCTATGAAACCCACGTACGCGGTTTCACCATGCGCCACCCTGCCGTACCGGAAGAATTGCGCGGCACCTTCTCCGGGCTGATGGTCGAGGAAGTCATCGATCACGTGCGCAAGCTGGGGGTGACTGCGGTCGAGCTGCTGCCGGTGCATGCCTTCGTCAATGACCAGCACCTGCTGCAAAAAGGCATGACCAACTACTGGGGCTACAACAGCATCGCCTTCTTCGCCCCGGACCCGCGATACCTGGCACACGGCAAGATCGCCGAGTTCAAGGAAATGATCGCCCACATGCACCATGCCGGGCTGGAGGTCATTCTCGATGTGGTCTACAACCACACCGCAGAAGGCAACGAGCTGGGGCCGACCCTGTCCATGCGCGGCATCGATAACGCCTCGTATTACCGGTTGATGCCGGACGACAAGCGCTTCTATATCAACGATTCAGGCACAGGCAACACTCTGGACCTGAGCCACCCTTGCGTTTTGCAGATGGTCACCGACTCCTTGCGCTACTGGGCGTCGGAGATGCATGTCGACGGTTTCCGTTTCGACCTGGCGACCATTCTGGGCCGCTACCACGACGGTTTCGATGAGCGCCACAGCTTCCTGGTCGCCTGTCGCCAGGACCCGGTCCTGCGTCAGGTCAAACTCATTGCCGAGCCTTGGGACTGCGGCCCCGGCGGTTATCAGGTCGGTGGCTTCCCGCCGGGCTGGATGGAATGGAACGACAAGTTCCGCGACACCGTGCGCGCTTTCTGGAAAGGCGACGACAATCAGCTTGCCGACTTTGCCGGGCGTATGACCGCCTCGGGCAACATGTTCAATCAGCGCGGACGTCGCCCTCAGGCCTCGGTGAACTTCATCACTGCCCACGACGGCTTCACCCTGCATGACCTGGTGTCCTACAACGACAAGCACAACGAAGCCAACGACGAGAACAATCAGGACGGCAGCAATAACAACCTGTCCTGGAACCACGGTGTCGAAGGCCCGACGGACAACGTTGAAATCAACCAGTTGCGCCTGCGCCAGATGCGCAACTTCTTCGCCACGCTGCTGCTGGCCCAGGGCACGCCGATGATGGTGGCCGGCGACGAATTCGCCCGCACCCAGCATGGCAACAACAATGCCTACTGCCAGGACAGCGAGATCGGCTGGGTCAACTGGGACCTGGATTCCGATGGCAAGGCGCTGCTCAAGTTCGTCAAGCGTGTGATCAAGCTTCGCCAGAGCTACCCGATCCTGCGCCGCAGTCGCTTCCTGGTGGGTGACTACAACGAGGAAATCGGGGTCAAGGATGTCACCTGGCTGGCACCGGACGGCAATGAAATGAGCGTCGAGCAATGGCATGACAGCAACGCCCGCTGCCTGGGCATGCTGATGGATGGTCGCGCCCAGGAAACCGGCATTCGTCGCCCGGGTGCCGATGCCACCCTGCTGCTGATGGTCAACGCTCACCATGAAGGTGTGGACTTCACCTTCCCGCAAGTCCCGGAAGGCACGCACTTCACCTGCCTGATCGATACCAATCAGGAGGACCTGCGCAGCAAGGAGCAATTCGACTTCGGTTCCCGCTACACCGTGACCCCACGCTCGCTGCTGCTGTTCGAGCTGCAACGTGAAGATCAGTCATGA
- the malQ gene encoding 4-alpha-glucanotransferase, with protein sequence MSNEQLERLATEAGLSVHWVDANARPQTVSPQVLRKVLEALGYRADSSEAIDASMLQLQTARHGASAPPLLTVDHGKNLDLSEWFEPETPFVLHLEDGSRLAARLTSNAELPALATVGYQQLEIAGQHLTIAVAPDTCFSMSMATDVKTPRTWGLTVQLYGLRREGDGGFGDTQALEALVRSAGERGADALAISPIHAMFASDPQRYSPYSPSSRLFLNSLYASPGMILGERAWRQAIEDAGVSDEFKRLEDLQLIDWPAAASAKWKALHALYEAFSTGAHPLHEDFNSFRHTGGEALENHCRFEALRAESQNMGISDNWHEWPDELKEPRSEAIALFAAAHGPLISFHAFAQWLIARSLERAQVAARSSGMRVGLIADLAVGADGAGSQAWSRQDELLSALTVGAPPDILNRSGQSWGISAFSPEGLKRNGFRAFIEMLRANFAHAGGLRIDHVMGLQRLWVVPLGSPPSEGAYLNYPLDDMLRLLSLESWRHKAIVLGEDLGTVPEGLHEKLSARAILGMRVLLFEQNNGHFKPILDWSDEALATTSTHDLPTLSGWLSELDIEWHSRLGHLDEQSERHWREERAREYDGLRRALSQNNDNLPADTEDFTRIIDAGIRYLGHTRAPLVLLPMEDALGVHEQANLPGTIDSHPNWRRRFNAESAALLDNEDAARRLELLSQSRLQAAERDR encoded by the coding sequence ATGAGCAATGAGCAATTGGAGAGACTTGCCACTGAAGCAGGCTTGTCGGTGCACTGGGTCGATGCCAACGCTCGCCCGCAGACGGTCAGCCCTCAGGTCTTGCGCAAGGTTCTTGAAGCCCTCGGTTATCGGGCAGACAGCAGCGAAGCCATCGACGCCAGCATGCTGCAGTTGCAGACCGCCCGCCACGGTGCCAGCGCCCCGCCGCTGCTGACTGTGGATCATGGCAAGAATCTGGACCTGTCGGAGTGGTTCGAGCCCGAGACACCTTTTGTCCTGCACCTGGAAGACGGTTCGCGACTGGCCGCCAGACTCACCTCCAACGCCGAACTACCGGCCCTGGCAACCGTCGGCTATCAACAACTGGAGATAGCCGGTCAGCACCTGACCATTGCTGTCGCGCCAGACACTTGCTTCAGCATGTCCATGGCCACCGATGTCAAGACGCCTCGCACCTGGGGCCTGACGGTACAGCTGTACGGTCTGCGTCGTGAAGGTGATGGCGGATTCGGCGACACCCAGGCGCTTGAAGCCCTGGTGCGTTCGGCGGGCGAAAGAGGCGCCGATGCCCTGGCGATCAGCCCCATCCACGCCATGTTCGCCAGCGACCCGCAACGCTACAGTCCTTATTCCCCTTCCAGCCGCCTGTTCCTCAACAGTCTTTACGCTTCGCCAGGCATGATCCTTGGCGAACGGGCCTGGCGACAGGCTATTGAAGACGCCGGTGTGAGCGATGAATTCAAGCGCCTGGAAGATCTGCAATTGATCGACTGGCCTGCCGCCGCCAGTGCCAAATGGAAAGCCCTTCACGCACTCTATGAAGCGTTCAGCACCGGTGCGCATCCGCTGCATGAAGACTTCAACAGTTTCCGCCATACCGGCGGTGAAGCCCTGGAAAACCATTGCCGCTTCGAAGCCCTGCGCGCTGAAAGCCAGAACATGGGCATCAGTGACAACTGGCATGAATGGCCGGACGAGCTGAAAGAGCCGCGCAGTGAAGCCATTGCCCTGTTCGCTGCCGCCCATGGTCCGCTGATCAGCTTTCATGCCTTCGCGCAGTGGCTGATTGCGCGCAGCCTGGAACGTGCGCAGGTGGCTGCACGCAGCAGCGGCATGCGTGTCGGCCTGATCGCGGACCTGGCAGTGGGCGCGGACGGCGCCGGCAGTCAGGCCTGGAGTCGCCAGGACGAACTGCTGTCGGCGCTGACCGTTGGCGCACCACCGGATATTCTCAATCGCTCGGGACAAAGCTGGGGCATCTCGGCCTTTTCTCCCGAAGGGCTGAAGCGCAACGGCTTCCGGGCCTTCATCGAGATGCTGCGGGCCAACTTCGCCCATGCCGGCGGCCTGCGAATCGACCACGTGATGGGCCTGCAACGCCTGTGGGTCGTGCCATTGGGCTCGCCTCCCAGCGAAGGTGCCTACCTTAATTATCCCCTGGACGACATGCTGCGCCTGCTGAGCCTGGAATCCTGGCGGCACAAGGCAATCGTACTCGGAGAAGACCTGGGCACGGTCCCTGAAGGCCTGCATGAAAAACTCTCGGCCCGGGCGATTCTGGGCATGCGCGTCCTGCTGTTCGAGCAGAATAACGGCCATTTCAAGCCTATCCTCGACTGGTCGGATGAAGCACTGGCAACCACCAGCACCCACGACCTGCCAACCCTGTCAGGCTGGCTGAGCGAACTGGACATCGAGTGGCATTCGCGCCTCGGTCATCTCGACGAGCAGAGCGAGCGGCATTGGCGTGAAGAGCGCGCCCGTGAATATGACGGCCTGCGCCGCGCCCTGAGCCAGAACAACGACAACCTGCCTGCCGATACCGAGGACTTCACCCGCATCATCGATGCCGGGATCCGTTATCTGGGTCATACCCGGGCGCCGCTGGTGCTGTTGCCCATGGAAGATGCACTGGGCGTTCATGAACAGGCCAATCTGCCTGGCACCATCGACAGTCATCCAAACTGGCGGCGCCGCTTCAATGCAGAAAGCGCCGCCCTGCTCGACAATGAAGACGCTGCACGACGACTGGAATTGCTGTCCCAATCCCGGCTGCAAGCTGCGGAGCGTGACCGATGA